Within the Aspergillus luchuensis IFO 4308 DNA, chromosome 5, nearly complete sequence genome, the region GCTCACGTCTAGCATGTTATCGAGGAACCCAAATCGCTCTCCGAACTAAAGAGAGACAGTCAGTTGTTGACCCATGACATGGCTAGACAGCGTTACACACTGTAATATATCCTATGACATCGAAGGCGTAGCACTGGACCCAGTGTGCAAGATTGACTGCGGAGGCCGAGCTGCCTGCCTGATCAAGGTGTCTTCGGAAGAGGCTAATACAACCATCGACGAAAGGCTCGTAGCTCGTCAACGTTGTCATGGAATACATGCTTGCGACTTTACGGCGGCTGGCGGCATGCTTCTTTGGGTCTCTTTCGGAGAAAAGGTTGGTCCAAGtaagatcttcttctgtgttCCACGCATCATACCACGATGATTTGACGTATTTCGTTCCGAGGCCATAGATAGTCTTGAGGCATGCTGGATCACTCAAGCTATAGTAGTTCGGAGCAATTCGAACTATCGTTCCTAATACTAGCTTTAGCAACATCTACCAACGAATGCAACATGGCCCGTGGGTCTGTCGGCAGTGGTTCCTGCAGATTCATCTTACCCTTCTGACGGTGAAGTTTGATATTGGTATTGTGAAAGTCTCCTTTGATCATTTGACGCAAATACCATAGGTTCGTCAATCGTGACCAAAGGGGCCCTGGAATTTCTCTGGTATGTGAAACGGAATCCAACATCAAGCGTACGACATAGTGAGCCAAAAGAACAAACACCGCCAAACTAACAATACTTGCGGCAAGTGACATTTTGTGTCCCGAAAAACAGGGTAAGTAAATACCTGAGAGTTATAGCAGATCATCGGTATTGTGCTTTAACAAACGGATGAGCTGCAGCTGGCTAGCTCTGGCTTAAGAGCATTGCCTGTTTTTCACACGGGCTCCATATTCTACACGTGAGTTCGGGGAAGCATTAGCCGCAGACCGCGGTCGTCTGTACCTCTAACCCGGCGTATCAGACACCATGACGACCACGAATAAGGGGGCCGATGCGCGAAAAGAAGTACAGAACTTGGATTTTCGTCGTCAACCCGCACGGATGGTGGGGATGCGATAAGTTGGAAGAGGTTGTATATCATGTATTACACCCCCGTTAGCTTCCCATTGGACAACAGTAACAAGAGCATGTAAGTGGATACACTGGGCATAATCCCGAGGACTTCATGAGGACTTGTTGACTCACCGGACGTTAATACCCGCAGACACCAGCGGGGTTATGCAGAGAAAGCCAATGTCTTCCCTTCCGATCCCTACTTTAGATACAGCGACGCGCTGAAGGATAGAGGCAATACCGCCTATCATTTTGAATTATCTGAGAGTTCTCACTATGACTACTCCAACTCTTAAGTACGCGTTTACGATGAATGTCGAGCTTGCCCCAGCAATCGACTTTGGAGCAACATTCAGCGGCGACAGAAGTTTTATTGCAATTACTGGAGGGTCCATTGATGGACCGCGTCTGACAGGCAAAGTTTTGTCTGGTGGCGGAGACCGGAACGCTGTGCGACCCGATGGAGTCGTGCATGTCTTCGCCAAATATTCAATCCAAGCAAGCGATGGTACACCTATATCTATTACGAACGAAGGCTTTGGTCGGGCAAGTCAATCAAGTATAAAGGCGATCTTTGATGGCGACGGCGCCTCGGCCAGCGAGGGTGGCAAAACCTGGTACACAAAGACATGGCCACGATTCGAGGTCGCTCCTGGCAAGTGGGATTGGCTTAACACTTCTTGCTTCATTGGGGACTTACAACCCCCAGCATCAGCTGACCGCGTCGTCATCAAAATTTACGAAATTATCTGAAGTCGCCGGGGCTGAGTCGTTCGGAACGAGCTGCAGGTCATCGCTTGGAAGGATGCCAGCTAGCAATTGCTCGTTGGGAACTTGAGGAGTGGACCACTGTGGCTTCCTTTGTTGTCACTACGTTTTATACCTTTTCGATTAGATGGAACTAGAGTGCGATTTTGGGGAATACAATTGGCAGGCCACCGGGGATGAAGCAGTAGATCGATCTTCAGACAATACTCGAAGGCATAAATACATCCGTAGACCGAGTCAGTCACTTTCTCTCGAGATGCTTTTAGCGAACCAGACTCAGTCCTTCCGTAATCATTTCTGTGGGGGTCCAAGACGAACCCCTCGAAATTTTCCTATCCAAAGGTAGATCGGCATTCCTCACGGGTATAATGTTCCCCGCAGAAACCGTACGCCCCCGGAAGAGGCGCGGCTCACGGGTATGTAGATGGACCGCATACCCACGCGTAGGGATCTGACTATGTAACCTCGACGGCCTCGGGGCGGAAGTTCTTTGAGTGAGCTTTCCTTGCAGGGGTGGAGAATTCTGTTATCATTATCGCATCATCCTTAGCGGTGTGAGGTCATCGACTGCACTTGGCGGT harbors:
- a CDS encoding cytochrome P450 (COG:Q;~EggNog:ENOG410PM3R;~InterPro:IPR001128,IPR036396;~PFAM:PF00067;~TransMembrane:1 (n3-13c17/18o210-228i);~go_function: GO:0005506 - iron ion binding [Evidence IEA];~go_function: GO:0016705 - oxidoreductase activity, acting on paired donors, with incorporation or reduction of molecular oxygen [Evidence IEA];~go_function: GO:0020037 - heme binding [Evidence IEA];~go_process: GO:0055114 - oxidation-reduction process [Evidence IEA]), whose translation is MSLAASIVSLAVFVLLAHYVVRLMLDSVSHTREIPGPLWSRLTNLWYLRQMIKGDFHNTNIKLHRQKGTIVRIAPNYYSLSDPACLKTIYGLGTKYVKSSWYDAWNTEEDLTWTNLFSERDPKKHAASRRKVASMYSMTTLTSYEPFVDGCISLFRRHLDQAGSSASAVNLAHWVQCYAFDVIGYITFGERFGFLDNMLDVSNIIKNLDAAGSAASYIGLFIMLRPLIMKILRLMGLLGTDALADFAERNVKMGGSRKAIYGAEKIAFYSPMLNKLLEAKKAAPGRFTEWDIMANVISNVGAGSDTTAISLSAVFYFIYSNPETLQRLRDELEVAGIDDIPRFSDTQKLPYFQAVLKECLRLHPGTGFPMFREVPEGGAVISGQFFPSKFDWN
- a CDS encoding DUF3237 domain-containing protein (InterPro:IPR020915;~PFAM:PF11578); translation: MTTPTLKYAFTMNVELAPAIDFGATFSGDRSFIAITGGSIDGPRLTGKVLSGGGDRNAVRPDGVVHVFAKYSIQASDGTPISITNEGFGRASQSSIKAIFDGDGASASEGGKTWYTKTWPRFEVAPGKWDWLNTSCFIGDLQPPASADRVVIKIYEII